A single region of the Streptomyces sp. AM 4-1-1 genome encodes:
- a CDS encoding lactonase family protein, with translation MNTPTNTRTNTPTPTTPTNAVANRRAFIGAVLAGAALSVTPAFPASARTAPVGREPRPGARTATRPLFLGTYTTGGGGRGIGVAGYDPVTGAITARTVITGVADPSYLAVHPSGNTLYAADEQNPGAVTSVALDPGGTFRVLNSRSTGGAGPCHLSVHPGGRWLLSANYTSGSVAVHPVAADGSLGERTDLVAHRTPAPGPGQYGPHAHQIVTTPDGGHVLAVDLGNDTVYTYRLDQTAGKLTQVSYAALRPGAGPRHLTFHPGGRFAYLACEVSNTAVVCGYDPATGTLTPGAPQSTGTGSGVSYPAQFLVTADGRFAYLANRGHNSLTRYAVEGGGASLRLLDTVPVGGDFPRHIAFSPDGGLLFAANQNSGSVTVFQVDRVSGGLRSAGRPFAAPVAVCALPL, from the coding sequence ATGAACACCCCCACGAACACCCGCACGAACACCCCCACACCCACCACCCCCACGAACGCCGTCGCCAACCGCCGTGCCTTCATCGGCGCGGTCCTCGCCGGCGCCGCCCTCTCCGTGACGCCCGCGTTCCCCGCGTCGGCGCGCACCGCCCCCGTGGGCCGCGAACCCCGGCCCGGCGCGCGGACCGCCACCCGCCCGCTCTTCCTCGGTACGTACACGACCGGCGGCGGAGGCCGGGGAATCGGCGTGGCCGGGTACGACCCCGTCACGGGCGCGATCACCGCGCGGACCGTCATCACCGGGGTCGCCGACCCCTCGTACCTCGCCGTACATCCCTCGGGCAACACGCTCTACGCCGCCGACGAGCAGAACCCGGGCGCGGTGACCTCGGTCGCCCTCGACCCGGGCGGTACGTTCCGCGTGCTGAACAGCCGGAGCACCGGGGGCGCCGGCCCCTGTCACCTGTCCGTGCACCCGGGCGGGCGGTGGCTGCTGAGCGCCAACTACACCTCGGGCAGCGTCGCCGTGCACCCCGTCGCGGCCGACGGTTCCCTCGGCGAACGCACCGATCTGGTCGCCCACCGCACACCGGCCCCCGGGCCCGGCCAGTACGGACCGCACGCCCACCAGATCGTCACCACCCCCGACGGCGGTCACGTCCTCGCCGTCGACCTGGGCAACGACACCGTGTACACGTACCGCCTGGACCAGACCGCGGGGAAGCTCACCCAGGTCTCGTACGCCGCACTACGGCCCGGAGCGGGGCCGCGCCATCTGACCTTCCACCCCGGCGGCAGGTTCGCCTACCTCGCCTGTGAGGTGAGCAACACCGCGGTGGTCTGCGGTTACGACCCCGCCACCGGCACGCTGACACCGGGCGCCCCGCAGTCCACCGGGACCGGCTCCGGCGTCAGCTACCCCGCGCAGTTCCTCGTCACCGCCGACGGCCGCTTCGCCTACCTCGCCAACCGGGGACACAACAGCCTCACCCGGTACGCGGTCGAGGGCGGCGGGGCCTCGCTGCGGCTGCTCGACACCGTCCCGGTGGGCGGTGACTTCCCCCGGCACATCGCGTTCTCCCCGGACGGCGGGCTGCTCTTCGCCGCCAACCAGAACTCCGGCTCCGTGACGGTCTTCCAGGTCGACCGCGTCAGTGGCGGACTGCGGTCCGCGGGCAGGCCGTTCGCCGCTCCGGTGGCCGTCTGCGCGCTGCCGCTGTAG